A window from Culex pipiens pallens isolate TS chromosome 3, TS_CPP_V2, whole genome shotgun sequence encodes these proteins:
- the LOC120430316 gene encoding 2-oxoglutarate dehydrogenase complex component E1 isoform X4: MHRARAAFQLINHPVGQQNVGSWLIRSPSSKLTTELMAASSVKLYNSAAAEPFLNGSSSNYIDDMYNSWLRDPASVHASWDAYFRNNSYSAPPSLAPTPKNHVPASQYLGSSLPAVAGAGAAIGGRIDDKLIDDHLAVQAIIRSYQIRGHNIAKLDPLGISNVDLDDKIPTELLYSSYRFDKRILKSIDADHYRTMLTLIQKEADMDRTFKLPSTTFIGGKEKFLPLREILSRLEKAYCNKIGVEFMFINSLEQCNWIRERFETPNIMNYSNEEKRLILARLTRATGFEAFLAKKFSSEKRFGLEGCEIMIPAMKEVIDVSTRLGVESIIMGMPHRGRLNVLANVCRKPLNQIFTQFAGLEAADDGSGDVKYHLGTYIERLNRVTNKNIRLAVVANPSHLEAVDPIVQGKTRAEQFYRGDGEGKKVMSILLHGDAAFCGQGVVYETMHLSDLPDYTCHGTVHIVVNNQIGFTTDPRHSRSSPYCTDVARVVNAPIFHVNSDDPEAVMHVCKVAAEWRSTFHKDVVIDLVSYRRNGHNEIDEPMFTQPLMYKKVRSIKPVLDIYANQLISEGVVTAEEVKSVKDKYEKICEEAMEQAKSETHIKYKDWLDSPWSGFFEGKDPLKAAPTGVIEETLVHIGNRFSLPPPNAAEFAIHKGLMRVLAARKEMVDKRTVDWALAEAMAFGSLLKEGIHVRLSGQDVERGTFSHRHHVLHHQTVDKATYRPLCHLYPDQAPYTVCNSSLSEFGVLGFELGYSMTNPNALVLWEAQFGDFNNTAQCIIDQFVSSGQAKWVRQSALVMLLPHGMEGMGPEHSSARAERFLQMSSDDPDYFPPESDEFAIRQLHDINWIVANCSTPANYFHILRRQIALPFRKPLIIMTPKSLLRHPEARSSFDEMVDGTEFQRIIPDASPASQNPAKVKKLIFCTGRVYYDLTKARKERQLESEIAISRLEQISPFPYDLIKAECAKYPNAELVWSQEEHKNQGYWTYIEPRFDTAINSTRDLGYAGRRVSASTATGTKATHLKESEEFIDGLMRVEPSGEPPVTPPDDESSSSADCSSPQINPDEASKSPSVNSPRNPNCISLKNIQLVAHSD; the protein is encoded by the exons ATGCATCGCGCAAGGGCGGCCTTCCAGCTGATCAACCACCCGGTTGGTCAGCAGAACGTTGGTTCCTGGTTGATCCGGAGCCCGTCGTCGAAG CTGACCACCGAACTGATGGCAGCGTCCTCGGTCAAACTGTACAACTCGGCCGCCGCCGAACCCTTCCTGAACGGCTCGTCGTCCAACTACATCGACGACATGTACAACTCCTGGCTGCGGGATCCCGCGTCGGTGCACGCA TCGTGGGATGCGTACTTCCGCAACAACTCGTACTCGGCGCCCCCCTCGCTCGCGCCCACCCCGAAGAACCACGTTCCCGCATCTCAGTACCTGGGCAGCTCTCTGCCGGCGGTGGCTGGCGCTGGCGCCGCCATCGGTGGCCGCATCGACGACAAACTGATCGACGACCACCTCGCAGTGCAGGCCATCATCCGCAGCTATCAG ATTCGTGGTCATAACATTGCCAAACTAGACCCGCTCGGCATTAGTAACGTGGACCTGGACGACAAAATTCCGACCGAATTACTGTACTCGTCCTACCGCTTTG ACAAGCGGATTCTCAAGAGCATAGATGCAGACCATTATCGTACAATGTTGACGCTGATTCAAA AGGAGGCCGACATGGACCGCACCTTCAAGCTGCCCAGCACGACCTTCATCGGCGGCAAGGAAAAGTTCCTGCCCCTGCGCGAGATCCTGAGCCGGCTGGAGAAGGCGTACTGCAACAAGATCGGCGTCGAGTTCATGTTCATCAACTCGCTGGAGCAGTGCAACTGGATCCGCGAGCGGTTCGAGACGCCCAACATCATGAACTACTCGAACGAGGAGAAGCGGCTGATTCTGGCCCGGTTGACGCGCGCCACCGGCTTCGAGGCGTTCCTGGCGAAGAAGTTCTCCTCGGAGAAGCGGTTCGGGCTGGAGGGTTGCGAGATCATGATCCCCGCGATGAAGGAGGTCATCGACGTGTCGACCCGGCTCGGCGTGGAGTCGATCATCATGGGAATGCCCCACCGCGGTCGGTTGAACGTGCTCGCGAACGTGTGCCGCAAGCCGCTGAACCAGATCTTTACGCAGTTTGCCGGGTTGGAGGCGGCGGATGAT GGCTCCGGTGACGTCAAGTACCATCTGGGTACGTACATTGAGCGGTTGAACCGCGTCACGAACAAGAACATCCGACTGGCTGTGGTGGCCAACCCGTCCCATCTGGAGGCCGTGGATCCGATTGTGCAGGGCAAGACCCGTGCCGAGCAGTTCTACCGTGGTGACGGCGAGGGTAAGAAGGTCATGTCCATTCTGCTGCACGGTGACGCTGCCTTCTGCGGTCAGGGAGTGGTGTACGAGACCATGCACTTGTCGGATCTGCCCGACTACACGTGCCACGGAACGGTGCACATTGTGGTGAACAACCAGATTGGTTTCACCACTGATCCGCGTCATTCGCGTTCTTCGCCGTACTGTACCGATGTGGCTCGTGTCGTGAACGCGCCCATCTTCCACGTCAACTCGGACGATCCGGAAGCGGTTATGCACGTGTGCAAGGTGGCCGCCGAGTGGCGCTCGACGTTCCACAAGGACGTCGTCATCGATCTGGTCAGCTACCGCCGTAACGGTCACAACGAGATTGACGAGCCGATGTTCACGCAGCCGTTGATGTACAAGAAGGTGCGCAGCATCAAGCCGGTGCTGGATATCTACGCCAACCAGCTGATTTCCGAGGGCGTCGTCACGGCCGAAGAGGTCAAGTCCGTCAAGGACAAGTACGAGAAGATTTGCGAGGAGGCGATGGAGCAGGCCAAGAGCGAAACCCACATCAAGTACAAGGACTGGCTGGATTCGCCGTGGTCTGGCTTCTTCGAGGGTAAGGACCCGCTGAAGGCCGCCCCGACGGGAGTCATCGAAGAGACGCTGGTTCACATTGGCAACCGTTTCTCGCTGCCTCCGCCGAACGCCGCCGAATTCGCCATCCACAAGGGTCTGATGCGTGTGCTGGCCGCGCGCAAGGAAATGGTCGACAAGCGAACCGTCGATTGGGCTTTGGCCGAGGCCATGGCGTTCGGATCGCTGCTGAAGGAAGGTATCCACGTGCGCCTGTCGGGACAGGACGTCGAGCGTGGCACCTTCTCCCATCGGCACCATGTGCTGCACCACCAGACCGTCGACAAGGCTACCTACAGGCCACTGTGCCATCTGTACCCGGACCAGGCCCCGTACACCGTGTGCAACAGCTCGCTGTCCGAGTTTGGTGTGCTTGGATTCGAGCTCGGCTACTCGATGACCAACCCGAACGCGCTCGTCCTGTGGGAGGCCCAGTTTGGTGACTTCAACAACACCGCCCAGTGCATCATCGACCAGTTTGTGTCGTCCGGTCAGGCCAAGTGGGTGCGCCAGAGCGCCCTGGTCATGCTGCTCCCGCACGGTATGGAGGGCATGGGCCCCGAACACTCGTCCGCCCGCGCCGAGCGATTCCTGCAGATGAGCTCCGACGATCCGGACTACTTCCCGCCCGAGTCGGACGAGTTTGCCATCCGCCAGCTGCACGACATCAACTGGATCGTGGCCAACTGCTCGACCCCGGCCAACTACTTCCACATCCTGCGCCGACAGATCGCGCTGCCGTTCCGCAAGCCGCTGATCATCATGACGCCCAAGTCGCTGCTGCGTCACCCGGAGGCGCGAAGCAGCTTCGACGAGATGGTCGACGGTACCGAGTTCCAGAG GATCATCCCGGACGCGTCGCCGGCCTCGCAGAACCCCGCCAAGGTTAAGAAGCTGATCTTCTGCACCGGTCGCGTGTACTACGATCTCACGAAGGCTCGCAAAGAGCGCCAGCTCGAGTCGGAGATCGCCATCAGCCGGTTGGAACAG ATCTCGCCCTTCCCGTACGATCTGATCAAGGCCGAGTGCGCCAAATACCCGAACGCCGAGCTGGTGTGGTCCCAGGAGGAGCACAAGAACCAGGGCTACTGGACGTACATCGAGCCCCGCTTCGACACCGCGATCAACTCGACGCGCGACCTCGG ATACGCTGGTAGAAGGGTTTCTGCATCAACGGCCACCGGAACCAAAGCGACCCACCTAAAAGAAAGCGAAGAGTTTATAGACGGACTCATGCGTGTTGAGCCCTCTGGCGAACCTCCAGTAACCCCACCGGATGATGAAAGCTCATCATCCGCAGATTGTTCGAGTCCCCAAATCAATCCAGACGAAGCTTCCAAATCTCCGTCAGTGAACAGCCCTCGCAATCCGAATTGCATTTCCCTGAAGAATATTCAACTTGTGGCGCATTCGGATTAG
- the LOC120430316 gene encoding 2-oxoglutarate dehydrogenase complex component E1 isoform X1 yields MHRARAAFQLINHPVGQQNVGSWLIRSPSSKLTTELMAASSVKLYNSAAAEPFLNGSSSNYIDDMYNSWLRDPASVHASWDAYFRNNSYSAPPSLAPTPKNHVPASQYLGSSLPAVAGAGAAIGGRIDDKLIDDHLAVQAIIRSYQIRGHNIAKLDPLGISNVDLDDKIPTELLYSSYRFDKRILKSIDADHYRTMLTLIQKEADMDRTFKLPSTTFIGGKEKFLPLREILSRLEKAYCNKIGVEFMFINSLEQCNWIRERFETPNIMNYSNEEKRLILARLTRATGFEAFLAKKFSSEKRFGLEGCEIMIPAMKEVIDVSTRLGVESIIMGMPHRGRLNVLANVCRKPLNQIFTQFAGLEAADDGSGDVKYHLGTYIERLNRVTNKNIRLAVVANPSHLEAVDPIVQGKTRAEQFYRGDGEGKKVMSILLHGDAAFCGQGVVYETMHLSDLPDYTCHGTVHIVVNNQIGFTTDPRHSRSSPYCTDVARVVNAPIFHVNSDDPEAVMHVCKVAAEWRSTFHKDVVIDLVSYRRNGHNEIDEPMFTQPLMYKKVRSIKPVLDIYANQLISEGVVTAEEVKSVKDKYEKICEEAMEQAKSETHIKYKDWLDSPWSGFFEGKDPLKAAPTGVIEETLVHIGNRFSLPPPNAAEFAIHKGLMRVLAARKEMVDKRTVDWALAEAMAFGSLLKEGIHVRLSGQDVERGTFSHRHHVLHHQTVDKATYRPLCHLYPDQAPYTVCNSSLSEFGVLGFELGYSMTNPNALVLWEAQFGDFNNTAQCIIDQFVSSGQAKWVRQSALVMLLPHGMEGMGPEHSSARAERFLQMSSDDPDYFPPESDEFAIRQLHDINWIVANCSTPANYFHILRRQIALPFRKPLIIMTPKSLLRHPEARSSFDEMVDGTEFQRIIPDASPASQNPAKVKKLIFCTGRVYYDLTKARKERQLESEIAISRLEQISPFPYDLIKAECAKYPNAELVWSQEEHKNQGYWTYIEPRFDTAINSTRDLGVQDKLVQQKTSQGFNIPQGSFNAPTDVTRKVKISSRPLRYAGRRVSASTATGTKATHLKESEEFIDGLMRVEPSGEPPVTPPDDESSSSADCSSPQINPDEASKSPSVNSPRNPNCISLKNIQLVAHSD; encoded by the exons ATGCATCGCGCAAGGGCGGCCTTCCAGCTGATCAACCACCCGGTTGGTCAGCAGAACGTTGGTTCCTGGTTGATCCGGAGCCCGTCGTCGAAG CTGACCACCGAACTGATGGCAGCGTCCTCGGTCAAACTGTACAACTCGGCCGCCGCCGAACCCTTCCTGAACGGCTCGTCGTCCAACTACATCGACGACATGTACAACTCCTGGCTGCGGGATCCCGCGTCGGTGCACGCA TCGTGGGATGCGTACTTCCGCAACAACTCGTACTCGGCGCCCCCCTCGCTCGCGCCCACCCCGAAGAACCACGTTCCCGCATCTCAGTACCTGGGCAGCTCTCTGCCGGCGGTGGCTGGCGCTGGCGCCGCCATCGGTGGCCGCATCGACGACAAACTGATCGACGACCACCTCGCAGTGCAGGCCATCATCCGCAGCTATCAG ATTCGTGGTCATAACATTGCCAAACTAGACCCGCTCGGCATTAGTAACGTGGACCTGGACGACAAAATTCCGACCGAATTACTGTACTCGTCCTACCGCTTTG ACAAGCGGATTCTCAAGAGCATAGATGCAGACCATTATCGTACAATGTTGACGCTGATTCAAA AGGAGGCCGACATGGACCGCACCTTCAAGCTGCCCAGCACGACCTTCATCGGCGGCAAGGAAAAGTTCCTGCCCCTGCGCGAGATCCTGAGCCGGCTGGAGAAGGCGTACTGCAACAAGATCGGCGTCGAGTTCATGTTCATCAACTCGCTGGAGCAGTGCAACTGGATCCGCGAGCGGTTCGAGACGCCCAACATCATGAACTACTCGAACGAGGAGAAGCGGCTGATTCTGGCCCGGTTGACGCGCGCCACCGGCTTCGAGGCGTTCCTGGCGAAGAAGTTCTCCTCGGAGAAGCGGTTCGGGCTGGAGGGTTGCGAGATCATGATCCCCGCGATGAAGGAGGTCATCGACGTGTCGACCCGGCTCGGCGTGGAGTCGATCATCATGGGAATGCCCCACCGCGGTCGGTTGAACGTGCTCGCGAACGTGTGCCGCAAGCCGCTGAACCAGATCTTTACGCAGTTTGCCGGGTTGGAGGCGGCGGATGAT GGCTCCGGTGACGTCAAGTACCATCTGGGTACGTACATTGAGCGGTTGAACCGCGTCACGAACAAGAACATCCGACTGGCTGTGGTGGCCAACCCGTCCCATCTGGAGGCCGTGGATCCGATTGTGCAGGGCAAGACCCGTGCCGAGCAGTTCTACCGTGGTGACGGCGAGGGTAAGAAGGTCATGTCCATTCTGCTGCACGGTGACGCTGCCTTCTGCGGTCAGGGAGTGGTGTACGAGACCATGCACTTGTCGGATCTGCCCGACTACACGTGCCACGGAACGGTGCACATTGTGGTGAACAACCAGATTGGTTTCACCACTGATCCGCGTCATTCGCGTTCTTCGCCGTACTGTACCGATGTGGCTCGTGTCGTGAACGCGCCCATCTTCCACGTCAACTCGGACGATCCGGAAGCGGTTATGCACGTGTGCAAGGTGGCCGCCGAGTGGCGCTCGACGTTCCACAAGGACGTCGTCATCGATCTGGTCAGCTACCGCCGTAACGGTCACAACGAGATTGACGAGCCGATGTTCACGCAGCCGTTGATGTACAAGAAGGTGCGCAGCATCAAGCCGGTGCTGGATATCTACGCCAACCAGCTGATTTCCGAGGGCGTCGTCACGGCCGAAGAGGTCAAGTCCGTCAAGGACAAGTACGAGAAGATTTGCGAGGAGGCGATGGAGCAGGCCAAGAGCGAAACCCACATCAAGTACAAGGACTGGCTGGATTCGCCGTGGTCTGGCTTCTTCGAGGGTAAGGACCCGCTGAAGGCCGCCCCGACGGGAGTCATCGAAGAGACGCTGGTTCACATTGGCAACCGTTTCTCGCTGCCTCCGCCGAACGCCGCCGAATTCGCCATCCACAAGGGTCTGATGCGTGTGCTGGCCGCGCGCAAGGAAATGGTCGACAAGCGAACCGTCGATTGGGCTTTGGCCGAGGCCATGGCGTTCGGATCGCTGCTGAAGGAAGGTATCCACGTGCGCCTGTCGGGACAGGACGTCGAGCGTGGCACCTTCTCCCATCGGCACCATGTGCTGCACCACCAGACCGTCGACAAGGCTACCTACAGGCCACTGTGCCATCTGTACCCGGACCAGGCCCCGTACACCGTGTGCAACAGCTCGCTGTCCGAGTTTGGTGTGCTTGGATTCGAGCTCGGCTACTCGATGACCAACCCGAACGCGCTCGTCCTGTGGGAGGCCCAGTTTGGTGACTTCAACAACACCGCCCAGTGCATCATCGACCAGTTTGTGTCGTCCGGTCAGGCCAAGTGGGTGCGCCAGAGCGCCCTGGTCATGCTGCTCCCGCACGGTATGGAGGGCATGGGCCCCGAACACTCGTCCGCCCGCGCCGAGCGATTCCTGCAGATGAGCTCCGACGATCCGGACTACTTCCCGCCCGAGTCGGACGAGTTTGCCATCCGCCAGCTGCACGACATCAACTGGATCGTGGCCAACTGCTCGACCCCGGCCAACTACTTCCACATCCTGCGCCGACAGATCGCGCTGCCGTTCCGCAAGCCGCTGATCATCATGACGCCCAAGTCGCTGCTGCGTCACCCGGAGGCGCGAAGCAGCTTCGACGAGATGGTCGACGGTACCGAGTTCCAGAG GATCATCCCGGACGCGTCGCCGGCCTCGCAGAACCCCGCCAAGGTTAAGAAGCTGATCTTCTGCACCGGTCGCGTGTACTACGATCTCACGAAGGCTCGCAAAGAGCGCCAGCTCGAGTCGGAGATCGCCATCAGCCGGTTGGAACAG ATCTCGCCCTTCCCGTACGATCTGATCAAGGCCGAGTGCGCCAAATACCCGAACGCCGAGCTGGTGTGGTCCCAGGAGGAGCACAAGAACCAGGGCTACTGGACGTACATCGAGCCCCGCTTCGACACCGCGATCAACTCGACGCGCGACCTCGG TGTGCAAGACAAGCTTGTGCAGCAGAAAACGTCCCAAGGATTCAATATACCCCAGGGATCCTTCAATGCGCCAACCGACGTTACACGCAAAGTGAAGATCTCGTCGAGACCACTTAG ATACGCTGGTAGAAGGGTTTCTGCATCAACGGCCACCGGAACCAAAGCGACCCACCTAAAAGAAAGCGAAGAGTTTATAGACGGACTCATGCGTGTTGAGCCCTCTGGCGAACCTCCAGTAACCCCACCGGATGATGAAAGCTCATCATCCGCAGATTGTTCGAGTCCCCAAATCAATCCAGACGAAGCTTCCAAATCTCCGTCAGTGAACAGCCCTCGCAATCCGAATTGCATTTCCCTGAAGAATATTCAACTTGTGGCGCATTCGGATTAG
- the LOC120430316 gene encoding 2-oxoglutarate dehydrogenase complex component E1 isoform X3: MHRARAAFQLINHPVGQQNVGSWLIRSPSSKLTTELMAASSVKLYNSAAAEPFLNGSSSNYIDDMYNSWLRDPASVHASWDAYFRNNSYSAPPSLAPTPKNHVPASQYLGSSLPAVAGAGAAIGGRIDDKLIDDHLAVQAIIRSYQIRGHNIAKLDPLGISNVDLDDKIPTELLYSSYRFEEADMDRTFKLPSTTFIGGKEKFLPLREILSRLEKAYCNKIGVEFMFINSLEQCNWIRERFETPNIMNYSNEEKRLILARLTRATGFEAFLAKKFSSEKRFGLEGCEIMIPAMKEVIDVSTRLGVESIIMGMPHRGRLNVLANVCRKPLNQIFTQFAGLEAADDGSGDVKYHLGTYIERLNRVTNKNIRLAVVANPSHLEAVDPIVQGKTRAEQFYRGDGEGKKVMSILLHGDAAFCGQGVVYETMHLSDLPDYTCHGTVHIVVNNQIGFTTDPRHSRSSPYCTDVARVVNAPIFHVNSDDPEAVMHVCKVAAEWRSTFHKDVVIDLVSYRRNGHNEIDEPMFTQPLMYKKVRSIKPVLDIYANQLISEGVVTAEEVKSVKDKYEKICEEAMEQAKSETHIKYKDWLDSPWSGFFEGKDPLKAAPTGVIEETLVHIGNRFSLPPPNAAEFAIHKGLMRVLAARKEMVDKRTVDWALAEAMAFGSLLKEGIHVRLSGQDVERGTFSHRHHVLHHQTVDKATYRPLCHLYPDQAPYTVCNSSLSEFGVLGFELGYSMTNPNALVLWEAQFGDFNNTAQCIIDQFVSSGQAKWVRQSALVMLLPHGMEGMGPEHSSARAERFLQMSSDDPDYFPPESDEFAIRQLHDINWIVANCSTPANYFHILRRQIALPFRKPLIIMTPKSLLRHPEARSSFDEMVDGTEFQRIIPDASPASQNPAKVKKLIFCTGRVYYDLTKARKERQLESEIAISRLEQISPFPYDLIKAECAKYPNAELVWSQEEHKNQGYWTYIEPRFDTAINSTRDLGVQDKLVQQKTSQGFNIPQGSFNAPTDVTRKVKISSRPLRYAGRRVSASTATGTKATHLKESEEFIDGLMRVEPSGEPPVTPPDDESSSSADCSSPQINPDEASKSPSVNSPRNPNCISLKNIQLVAHSD, encoded by the exons ATGCATCGCGCAAGGGCGGCCTTCCAGCTGATCAACCACCCGGTTGGTCAGCAGAACGTTGGTTCCTGGTTGATCCGGAGCCCGTCGTCGAAG CTGACCACCGAACTGATGGCAGCGTCCTCGGTCAAACTGTACAACTCGGCCGCCGCCGAACCCTTCCTGAACGGCTCGTCGTCCAACTACATCGACGACATGTACAACTCCTGGCTGCGGGATCCCGCGTCGGTGCACGCA TCGTGGGATGCGTACTTCCGCAACAACTCGTACTCGGCGCCCCCCTCGCTCGCGCCCACCCCGAAGAACCACGTTCCCGCATCTCAGTACCTGGGCAGCTCTCTGCCGGCGGTGGCTGGCGCTGGCGCCGCCATCGGTGGCCGCATCGACGACAAACTGATCGACGACCACCTCGCAGTGCAGGCCATCATCCGCAGCTATCAG ATTCGTGGTCATAACATTGCCAAACTAGACCCGCTCGGCATTAGTAACGTGGACCTGGACGACAAAATTCCGACCGAATTACTGTACTCGTCCTACCGCTTTG AGGAGGCCGACATGGACCGCACCTTCAAGCTGCCCAGCACGACCTTCATCGGCGGCAAGGAAAAGTTCCTGCCCCTGCGCGAGATCCTGAGCCGGCTGGAGAAGGCGTACTGCAACAAGATCGGCGTCGAGTTCATGTTCATCAACTCGCTGGAGCAGTGCAACTGGATCCGCGAGCGGTTCGAGACGCCCAACATCATGAACTACTCGAACGAGGAGAAGCGGCTGATTCTGGCCCGGTTGACGCGCGCCACCGGCTTCGAGGCGTTCCTGGCGAAGAAGTTCTCCTCGGAGAAGCGGTTCGGGCTGGAGGGTTGCGAGATCATGATCCCCGCGATGAAGGAGGTCATCGACGTGTCGACCCGGCTCGGCGTGGAGTCGATCATCATGGGAATGCCCCACCGCGGTCGGTTGAACGTGCTCGCGAACGTGTGCCGCAAGCCGCTGAACCAGATCTTTACGCAGTTTGCCGGGTTGGAGGCGGCGGATGAT GGCTCCGGTGACGTCAAGTACCATCTGGGTACGTACATTGAGCGGTTGAACCGCGTCACGAACAAGAACATCCGACTGGCTGTGGTGGCCAACCCGTCCCATCTGGAGGCCGTGGATCCGATTGTGCAGGGCAAGACCCGTGCCGAGCAGTTCTACCGTGGTGACGGCGAGGGTAAGAAGGTCATGTCCATTCTGCTGCACGGTGACGCTGCCTTCTGCGGTCAGGGAGTGGTGTACGAGACCATGCACTTGTCGGATCTGCCCGACTACACGTGCCACGGAACGGTGCACATTGTGGTGAACAACCAGATTGGTTTCACCACTGATCCGCGTCATTCGCGTTCTTCGCCGTACTGTACCGATGTGGCTCGTGTCGTGAACGCGCCCATCTTCCACGTCAACTCGGACGATCCGGAAGCGGTTATGCACGTGTGCAAGGTGGCCGCCGAGTGGCGCTCGACGTTCCACAAGGACGTCGTCATCGATCTGGTCAGCTACCGCCGTAACGGTCACAACGAGATTGACGAGCCGATGTTCACGCAGCCGTTGATGTACAAGAAGGTGCGCAGCATCAAGCCGGTGCTGGATATCTACGCCAACCAGCTGATTTCCGAGGGCGTCGTCACGGCCGAAGAGGTCAAGTCCGTCAAGGACAAGTACGAGAAGATTTGCGAGGAGGCGATGGAGCAGGCCAAGAGCGAAACCCACATCAAGTACAAGGACTGGCTGGATTCGCCGTGGTCTGGCTTCTTCGAGGGTAAGGACCCGCTGAAGGCCGCCCCGACGGGAGTCATCGAAGAGACGCTGGTTCACATTGGCAACCGTTTCTCGCTGCCTCCGCCGAACGCCGCCGAATTCGCCATCCACAAGGGTCTGATGCGTGTGCTGGCCGCGCGCAAGGAAATGGTCGACAAGCGAACCGTCGATTGGGCTTTGGCCGAGGCCATGGCGTTCGGATCGCTGCTGAAGGAAGGTATCCACGTGCGCCTGTCGGGACAGGACGTCGAGCGTGGCACCTTCTCCCATCGGCACCATGTGCTGCACCACCAGACCGTCGACAAGGCTACCTACAGGCCACTGTGCCATCTGTACCCGGACCAGGCCCCGTACACCGTGTGCAACAGCTCGCTGTCCGAGTTTGGTGTGCTTGGATTCGAGCTCGGCTACTCGATGACCAACCCGAACGCGCTCGTCCTGTGGGAGGCCCAGTTTGGTGACTTCAACAACACCGCCCAGTGCATCATCGACCAGTTTGTGTCGTCCGGTCAGGCCAAGTGGGTGCGCCAGAGCGCCCTGGTCATGCTGCTCCCGCACGGTATGGAGGGCATGGGCCCCGAACACTCGTCCGCCCGCGCCGAGCGATTCCTGCAGATGAGCTCCGACGATCCGGACTACTTCCCGCCCGAGTCGGACGAGTTTGCCATCCGCCAGCTGCACGACATCAACTGGATCGTGGCCAACTGCTCGACCCCGGCCAACTACTTCCACATCCTGCGCCGACAGATCGCGCTGCCGTTCCGCAAGCCGCTGATCATCATGACGCCCAAGTCGCTGCTGCGTCACCCGGAGGCGCGAAGCAGCTTCGACGAGATGGTCGACGGTACCGAGTTCCAGAG GATCATCCCGGACGCGTCGCCGGCCTCGCAGAACCCCGCCAAGGTTAAGAAGCTGATCTTCTGCACCGGTCGCGTGTACTACGATCTCACGAAGGCTCGCAAAGAGCGCCAGCTCGAGTCGGAGATCGCCATCAGCCGGTTGGAACAG ATCTCGCCCTTCCCGTACGATCTGATCAAGGCCGAGTGCGCCAAATACCCGAACGCCGAGCTGGTGTGGTCCCAGGAGGAGCACAAGAACCAGGGCTACTGGACGTACATCGAGCCCCGCTTCGACACCGCGATCAACTCGACGCGCGACCTCGG TGTGCAAGACAAGCTTGTGCAGCAGAAAACGTCCCAAGGATTCAATATACCCCAGGGATCCTTCAATGCGCCAACCGACGTTACACGCAAAGTGAAGATCTCGTCGAGACCACTTAG ATACGCTGGTAGAAGGGTTTCTGCATCAACGGCCACCGGAACCAAAGCGACCCACCTAAAAGAAAGCGAAGAGTTTATAGACGGACTCATGCGTGTTGAGCCCTCTGGCGAACCTCCAGTAACCCCACCGGATGATGAAAGCTCATCATCCGCAGATTGTTCGAGTCCCCAAATCAATCCAGACGAAGCTTCCAAATCTCCGTCAGTGAACAGCCCTCGCAATCCGAATTGCATTTCCCTGAAGAATATTCAACTTGTGGCGCATTCGGATTAG